A window from Herbaspirillum sp. meg3 encodes these proteins:
- a CDS encoding M14 family zinc carboxypeptidase, protein MDLKLPELTELERIIQAGAPWLEARSACNVEFKGRHFPVYVLSIGSKDPSAPAVGFFGGVHGLERIGTRILLAFLRSLLGRLKWDKVLHHQLESVRLIFMPLVNPAGMWNNTRCNTSGVDLMRNAPVDSLEKVPFLLGGQRFSARLPWYRGAADAPMEAEAQALCDVVREELSSRAFSVALDCHSGFGLQDRIWFPFAHSSQPIRHMPQIEALKDLFSQTYADHNYLFEPQSLQYLTHGDLWDYLYMQTAAETNNVFLPLTLEMGSWRWVKKNPRQLFSRTGMFNPNAPHRLQRVLRSHLVWFDFLTRAACAHKHWLPGEDGSTPIRVTGA, encoded by the coding sequence ATGGATCTGAAGCTACCCGAACTGACCGAACTGGAACGCATCATTCAGGCAGGTGCGCCATGGCTTGAGGCGCGCTCCGCCTGCAACGTCGAATTCAAGGGACGGCATTTTCCGGTATATGTACTGAGTATCGGCAGCAAGGATCCTTCCGCGCCGGCAGTCGGCTTCTTCGGCGGAGTACACGGGCTGGAACGTATCGGCACACGTATCCTGCTGGCCTTCCTGCGCAGCCTGCTCGGCCGCCTCAAGTGGGACAAGGTGCTGCATCATCAACTTGAATCGGTACGCCTGATCTTCATGCCGCTGGTCAATCCGGCCGGCATGTGGAACAACACCCGTTGCAATACCAGCGGGGTCGACCTGATGCGCAATGCGCCGGTTGACTCTCTCGAAAAAGTCCCTTTTTTGCTTGGCGGCCAGCGCTTTAGCGCCCGCCTGCCATGGTATCGCGGTGCGGCCGATGCGCCGATGGAGGCCGAAGCACAAGCGCTGTGCGACGTCGTCCGGGAAGAGTTGAGCAGTCGCGCATTCAGCGTTGCGCTGGATTGCCACTCCGGTTTCGGCTTGCAGGACCGGATATGGTTTCCCTTTGCGCACAGCTCGCAGCCGATACGCCATATGCCGCAAATCGAAGCACTCAAGGATCTCTTCAGCCAGACCTACGCCGACCACAACTATCTGTTCGAACCGCAGAGTCTGCAATACCTGACCCACGGCGATTTATGGGATTACCTCTACATGCAAACTGCGGCGGAAACCAATAATGTCTTTCTGCCGCTCACGCTGGAAATGGGGTCCTGGCGCTGGGTCAAGAAAAATCCTCGTCAGCTGTTTTCACGCACCGGCATGTTCAACCCCAATGCGCCACATCGCTTGCAACGGGTGCTTCGCAGCCATTTGGTCTGGTTTGATTTTTTGACCCGCGCGGCCTGCGCCCACAAACATTGGCTACCCGGCGAAGACGGCAGCACGCCGATCAGGGTGACGGGCGCATGA
- a CDS encoding alpha/beta fold hydrolase — translation MTPWILLRGLMRETRHWGAFPQILSGYFPDAEIVMLDLPGNGSLYRERSPSTVQEMTEACRGQLTARGIAPPFNLLALSLGAMVACDWSTRYPDEIDKAVLINTSLRPFSPFYQRLRPGNYPALMRLALGNPDAATRERTILRLTSNRHSPASLLSEWMHYLREQPVDRENALRQLLAAMRYSAPQQAPRASLLILCGGADKLVNPRCSAALSRSWQAPLRVHDTGGHDLPLDEPVWVAQQIHVWAAPMMDKA, via the coding sequence ATGACGCCGTGGATCTTGCTGCGCGGCCTGATGCGCGAGACGCGTCATTGGGGAGCGTTTCCGCAGATTTTATCCGGCTATTTCCCGGATGCGGAAATCGTCATGCTGGATCTTCCGGGCAATGGCAGTTTGTATCGGGAACGCAGTCCGTCCACCGTACAGGAGATGACTGAAGCTTGTCGCGGGCAACTCACGGCACGCGGCATCGCGCCGCCGTTTAATCTCCTCGCCCTATCCTTGGGTGCCATGGTGGCTTGCGACTGGAGTACACGCTATCCGGACGAAATCGACAAGGCGGTGCTGATCAATACCAGCCTGCGGCCTTTCAGCCCGTTCTATCAACGCCTGCGGCCAGGCAACTACCCAGCGCTGATGAGGCTTGCCTTGGGCAATCCTGATGCCGCAACGCGTGAACGCACAATACTTCGCCTCACCAGCAATCGTCACTCGCCGGCCAGCCTGCTCAGTGAATGGATGCATTATTTGCGCGAACAACCTGTCGATCGGGAAAATGCGCTGCGCCAGCTTCTGGCCGCAATGCGGTACAGCGCGCCACAACAAGCGCCACGAGCGTCCCTGTTGATTCTGTGCGGCGGCGCCGACAAGCTCGTCAATCCACGCTGTTCCGCAGCGCTGTCACGGTCTTGGCAAGCACCGCTGCGGGTACATGACACGGGCGGGCATGATCTGCCGTTAGATGAACCGGTGTGGGTTGCTCAGCAAATTCACGTCTGGGCAGCGCCGATGATGGACAAGGCATGA
- a CDS encoding branched-chain amino acid ABC transporter substrate-binding protein → MKLLDSLKLLGLGATMLLSLHAMAADKTVLIGYAAPLSGASGSIGASLVHAAEIAVEDVNKQAIYIDGDRLVFKLLTQDDRSDPRTGLLVAEYFVKSGVAGVIGHWNSGVGIPASQIYKNADIVQIAQATTAHAYTEQSFPTTFRIVPHDDEGASYTAEYVVHQMKSQRIAIIDDQTPFGAGYARHFAQMVESLKGNIVSQFGVSSRTSDFNAVLRNIQKQNPDVVFFGGLDAQAGQLAKELKRFGIKAPLVSVGGTVGAQYLNIAGEAGNGTVALEPGPPSYKGAPWQQFERAYKSRFGSDMGLYAPFSYDAVQVLVAAIRQANSLDRLRVIAAMHQIRHNGLTGAISFDAEGNLANPVFTIFEVKNQKWVPLKVISGKK, encoded by the coding sequence ATGAAACTGCTGGATTCTTTGAAGTTGCTCGGCCTCGGTGCAACGATGTTGTTGTCGTTGCACGCGATGGCGGCAGACAAAACAGTATTGATCGGTTACGCAGCGCCCTTGAGCGGCGCATCCGGCTCCATCGGCGCCAGTCTTGTGCACGCCGCGGAGATCGCGGTGGAGGATGTCAACAAGCAAGCCATTTACATCGATGGCGACAGGCTGGTGTTCAAGTTGCTGACGCAGGATGATCGCTCTGACCCGCGCACAGGTTTGCTGGTCGCCGAATACTTCGTCAAAAGCGGCGTCGCGGGCGTGATCGGTCATTGGAACTCGGGTGTCGGCATTCCGGCCTCACAGATCTACAAGAATGCGGACATCGTGCAGATCGCTCAGGCGACAACAGCACACGCTTACACGGAACAATCGTTTCCGACAACGTTTCGCATCGTCCCGCATGACGATGAAGGCGCCAGCTACACCGCAGAATATGTGGTGCACCAGATGAAGTCGCAACGCATTGCCATCATCGACGACCAGACACCATTTGGCGCAGGCTACGCCAGGCATTTTGCGCAAATGGTCGAGTCGCTCAAAGGCAATATCGTCAGCCAGTTCGGCGTAAGCAGCCGTACCTCTGATTTCAATGCCGTACTCCGTAATATTCAGAAGCAGAATCCAGACGTCGTCTTCTTCGGCGGACTCGACGCGCAAGCGGGGCAATTGGCGAAAGAACTGAAACGATTTGGCATCAAGGCGCCGCTGGTCAGCGTCGGCGGCACGGTCGGTGCGCAGTATCTGAATATTGCCGGCGAAGCGGGCAACGGTACCGTCGCGCTGGAGCCGGGGCCGCCTTCGTACAAGGGAGCGCCATGGCAGCAATTTGAGCGGGCCTACAAGAGCAGATTCGGCAGCGACATGGGGTTGTATGCGCCATTCTCCTATGATGCGGTGCAAGTACTGGTCGCGGCGATCAGGCAAGCCAATTCACTGGATCGTCTGCGCGTCATTGCTGCCATGCATCAGATTCGTCACAATGGATTGACCGGTGCGATTTCTTTCGATGCCGAGGGTAATCTGGCCAATCCTGTTTTTACGATCTTCGAGGTAAAAAATCAAAAATGGGTGCCGCTTAAAGTCATCAGTGGTAAAAAATGA
- a CDS encoding MOSC domain-containing protein: MATLSALHIYPIKSCSGIDLSEAGISELGLALDRRWMLIDRDGRFLTQREYSLMATVKTALSDHALIVRAPGMPELSLPLEPAPLAVTLSASIWDYPVQPLDCGERVHEWFSSYFGADARLVQFNPAEQRICSQKWTGDAVATTQFSDGFPLLVVSEASLEDLNQRMKKKGAPAIPMNRFRPNLVLSGLDAYEEDYIDTLTLGEPGNEIVLRMVKPCARCPVPGVDQETGQGSAEWPNEPLDTLATYRANDRVDGGLTFGQNAIVIQGHGNILRVGQEAHIELNF; this comes from the coding sequence ATGGCCACACTGAGTGCGCTGCACATCTATCCCATCAAATCTTGCAGTGGCATCGATCTGTCCGAAGCGGGCATCAGTGAGCTGGGACTTGCTCTGGACAGGCGCTGGATGCTGATTGATCGTGACGGGCGATTTTTGACACAGCGCGAGTATTCGCTGATGGCCACCGTCAAGACGGCGTTGAGCGACCATGCATTGATCGTGCGGGCACCCGGCATGCCGGAACTTAGCTTGCCGCTGGAACCAGCTCCCCTTGCCGTGACATTGTCCGCCAGCATCTGGGACTATCCCGTACAGCCGCTGGATTGTGGTGAGCGGGTGCATGAGTGGTTCTCCTCCTATTTCGGAGCGGATGCCAGACTGGTTCAATTCAATCCGGCAGAGCAGCGTATCTGCAGCCAGAAGTGGACCGGCGACGCGGTCGCCACGACACAGTTCTCGGATGGTTTTCCATTGCTGGTGGTAAGCGAGGCGTCGCTGGAGGATCTGAATCAGCGCATGAAAAAGAAAGGTGCGCCGGCAATTCCGATGAATCGCTTTCGTCCCAACCTGGTCTTGTCGGGGCTGGATGCCTACGAAGAGGACTACATTGATACCTTGACGCTGGGCGAACCGGGCAATGAAATCGTTCTCAGAATGGTCAAGCCGTGTGCCCGTTGTCCGGTGCCGGGAGTCGATCAGGAAACGGGTCAGGGCAGCGCAGAATGGCCTAACGAGCCGCTGGATACCCTGGCAACCTATCGCGCCAACGACCGCGTGGACGGTGGCCTGACGTTTGGACAGAACGCCATTGTCATCCAAGGGCACGGCAATATTTTGCGCGTTGGGCAAGAAGCGCATATCGAGTTGAATTTCTAG
- a CDS encoding CopD family protein, with product MLFAKYLHILGFTIWVGGMFFAYQCLRPVAGAVLQPPQRLTLWAGVFAKFFPWVWLSILLILASGLHMMAQLGKPPLYVSAMAGLGILMMLIFAHVFFAPFKRLKRAVAAEDWSAGGAALAQIRRIVGINLILGLVVITLGALGPVFLV from the coding sequence ATGCTTTTTGCCAAGTATTTGCACATCCTCGGTTTTACCATCTGGGTCGGCGGCATGTTTTTCGCCTACCAATGCCTGCGACCGGTCGCCGGCGCCGTACTACAACCACCGCAGCGTCTGACGCTCTGGGCAGGCGTATTCGCAAAGTTCTTCCCCTGGGTATGGCTGTCGATCCTGCTGATATTGGCGAGCGGCCTGCACATGATGGCGCAGTTGGGTAAGCCACCATTGTATGTCTCAGCCATGGCAGGACTCGGCATCCTGATGATGCTGATCTTTGCGCACGTATTCTTTGCACCGTTCAAACGCCTCAAACGCGCCGTCGCAGCAGAAGACTGGAGCGCCGGCGGTGCGGCGCTCGCGCAAATCCGACGCATCGTCGGCATCAACCTGATTCTCGGCCTGGTCGTGATTACCCTTGGTGCGCTGGGCCCGGTCTTTTTGGTTTGA
- the alaC gene encoding alanine transaminase, producing the protein MTQSRSPRSFARIDRLPPYVFNITAELKMAARRRGEDIIDMSMGNPDGATPKHIVEKLVEVAQRPDTHGYSASKGIPRLRRAITHWYKSRYDVDFNPDSEAIVTIGSKEGLAHLMLATLDKGDTVLVPNPSYPIHIYGAVIAGADIRSVRMSPDVDFFAELERAIRESYPKPKMMVLGFPSNPTAQCVELEFFERVVKLAREHNILVVHDLAYADITFDGWKAPSIMQVEGARDVAVEFFTLSKSYNMAGWRIGFMVGNKELVAALARIKSYHDYGSFTPVQVAAIAALEGDQRCVEEIRANYESRRNVLVKGLHEAGWMVDIPKASMYIWARIPDAYRHLGSLEFSRQLLEKAKVCVSPGIGFGEYGDDYVRFALIENESRIRQAIRGIKSMLRGEKTGAGEKPAPTVTVKPKRPGPAHQG; encoded by the coding sequence ATGACTCAATCCCGCAGTCCGCGCAGCTTTGCGCGCATCGATCGTCTTCCCCCCTACGTTTTCAATATCACCGCCGAGCTCAAGATGGCTGCGCGCCGCCGTGGTGAAGACATCATCGACATGTCGATGGGCAATCCCGATGGCGCCACGCCGAAGCATATCGTTGAGAAACTGGTCGAGGTAGCACAACGCCCCGACACGCATGGTTATTCCGCGTCCAAAGGTATTCCGCGCCTGCGCCGGGCGATCACGCATTGGTACAAGAGCCGCTACGATGTCGACTTCAATCCTGACAGTGAAGCCATCGTCACCATCGGCTCCAAGGAAGGCCTCGCGCATCTGATGCTGGCGACGCTGGACAAGGGCGATACCGTGCTGGTGCCGAACCCCAGTTATCCGATTCATATCTACGGCGCCGTGATTGCCGGTGCTGATATTCGCTCGGTGCGCATGAGCCCCGATGTCGATTTTTTCGCCGAGCTGGAACGCGCGATTCGCGAGAGCTATCCCAAGCCGAAGATGATGGTGCTCGGATTTCCCTCCAATCCGACTGCGCAATGCGTGGAACTGGAATTCTTTGAGCGCGTGGTCAAGCTGGCGCGAGAACACAATATTCTCGTCGTGCATGATCTGGCGTACGCCGATATCACCTTCGACGGCTGGAAAGCACCATCGATCATGCAGGTAGAAGGCGCGCGCGACGTTGCCGTGGAATTTTTTACGCTATCCAAGAGCTACAACATGGCCGGCTGGCGCATCGGCTTCATGGTCGGTAACAAGGAGTTGGTGGCGGCATTGGCGCGTATCAAGAGCTACCATGACTACGGCAGTTTCACCCCGGTGCAGGTTGCGGCGATTGCCGCGCTGGAAGGGGATCAGCGTTGTGTGGAAGAGATTCGTGCCAACTACGAAAGCCGCCGTAATGTATTGGTCAAAGGCTTGCACGAAGCCGGTTGGATGGTGGATATACCGAAGGCATCGATGTATATCTGGGCGCGCATTCCGGATGCGTATCGCCATCTCGGGTCGCTGGAGTTTTCGCGTCAACTGCTCGAAAAAGCCAAGGTCTGCGTCTCTCCCGGCATCGGCTTTGGTGAGTATGGCGACGACTACGTCCGCTTTGCATTGATCGAAAACGAATCACGTATTCGCCAGGCCATCCGCGGCATCAAGTCGATGTTGCGCGGTGAAAAGACCGGCGCGGGTGAAAAGCCCGCGCCGACCGTGACGGTCAAACCAAAAAGACCGGGCCCAGCGCACCAAGGGTAA
- a CDS encoding LysR family transcriptional regulator, whose amino-acid sequence MNLDANSLIIFCHVAKAGSLSKAAKALSLSRSALSHRIKAIETRLGCQLLMRTTRKVGLTEAGYRLAAHADRMADILKDANMLAHGLNEDTSGLVRISAPLALGAVWLKPLLMSYMQANPRVQVDLRFSEQAVDITSDPVDLAIRVASQLPENVVARKLFGISWKLCASPDLAGRYAAELAAGDLQAIPLAGFARSRQFVQPLIQHAGKKLQCPTEPVLLSNDLDVVRESVRRSLCMAVMPDYFVSEDIAAGRLVDLYPDTRVDVGFGEQVYALHLPGRLLPARVRSLITFLAQESAT is encoded by the coding sequence ATGAACCTCGATGCCAATTCATTGATCATTTTTTGCCATGTCGCCAAAGCCGGCAGCCTGAGCAAGGCGGCCAAGGCGTTGAGCCTGTCACGGTCGGCGCTGAGCCATCGCATCAAGGCCATAGAAACCCGGCTGGGCTGTCAGTTGCTTATGCGCACCACGCGCAAGGTCGGGCTGACGGAGGCGGGTTATCGGCTGGCGGCACATGCCGACCGCATGGCCGACATCCTCAAGGATGCCAACATGCTGGCGCACGGTCTCAACGAAGATACGAGTGGATTGGTGCGCATCTCCGCACCGCTGGCGCTCGGCGCGGTGTGGCTCAAGCCTTTGCTGATGTCCTATATGCAAGCCAATCCCCGCGTGCAGGTCGACTTGCGTTTTAGTGAACAAGCCGTTGATATCACCAGTGATCCTGTCGATCTGGCGATTCGTGTGGCGTCTCAACTGCCGGAAAATGTTGTTGCCCGCAAGCTGTTCGGTATTTCATGGAAGCTCTGCGCCAGCCCCGATCTGGCCGGACGGTATGCTGCAGAGTTGGCGGCCGGCGATCTTCAGGCGATTCCGCTGGCAGGCTTTGCACGCAGCAGGCAATTCGTGCAACCGCTGATTCAGCACGCTGGCAAGAAACTGCAATGTCCGACCGAGCCGGTGCTGCTATCGAACGACCTGGATGTCGTGCGCGAGTCAGTGAGACGCTCGCTGTGCATGGCGGTGATGCCCGATTATTTTGTCAGTGAAGATATCGCGGCGGGGCGTCTGGTCGATCTCTATCCGGATACGCGGGTTGATGTCGGCTTCGGTGAACAAGTCTACGCATTGCATCTGCCGGGACGTTTGCTGCCGGCACGGGTACGCAGCCTGATTACATTTTTGGCGCAGGAAAGCGCCACATGA
- a CDS encoding alpha/beta fold hydrolase: MQIESNIHIPATDGYSLGATLYYADDSPRPERLAIINCATGVKAAYYARYARFLADHGYLALTWDYRGIGASRPASLRKLKAGKFDWGNKDFEGILQWAANNFPDSELHVVGHSIGGVMPGYAPSSWRIDRMLIVGAQFAYWCDYAQASRRKMFLKWHVAMPLLTTLLGYFPGSALGWLEDLPAGVAYEWAFRRARLEHPDADRVQYFPLLGCPTLAYTISDDPFGTPAAVTRLLDYYINSDRTLVSLTPGDLHLKQIGHFSFFHDRFRDSLWMETLQWLDSCLHRRRELQHWPAARVMEEAKQMEDAADQEDAA; this comes from the coding sequence ATGCAAATCGAATCCAACATCCACATCCCTGCCACCGACGGTTATTCACTAGGGGCAACGCTGTACTACGCTGATGATTCACCACGTCCGGAACGGCTGGCGATCATCAACTGCGCCACCGGCGTCAAGGCGGCCTACTATGCGCGCTATGCCCGCTTTCTTGCGGATCATGGTTACCTGGCGCTGACGTGGGACTATCGTGGCATCGGTGCTTCGCGGCCGGCCTCGTTGCGCAAGCTCAAAGCCGGCAAATTTGACTGGGGCAACAAGGACTTTGAGGGCATCCTGCAATGGGCTGCCAACAATTTTCCCGATAGTGAACTGCATGTCGTCGGCCACAGCATCGGCGGCGTCATGCCGGGTTATGCGCCCTCCTCCTGGCGCATTGACCGCATGCTCATTGTCGGCGCGCAGTTCGCCTATTGGTGCGACTACGCGCAAGCGTCAAGGCGAAAAATGTTCCTGAAATGGCATGTGGCGATGCCGCTGCTGACGACACTGCTCGGTTACTTTCCCGGTAGCGCACTGGGCTGGCTCGAGGATTTACCGGCAGGCGTAGCGTATGAATGGGCGTTTCGCCGTGCCCGGCTGGAACATCCGGATGCTGACCGTGTGCAGTACTTTCCTCTGCTTGGCTGCCCGACATTGGCCTACACGATCAGTGACGATCCGTTCGGCACGCCGGCTGCGGTGACACGCCTGCTCGACTATTACATCAACAGCGATCGCACCCTGGTCAGTCTGACGCCCGGCGATCTGCATCTGAAACAGATCGGTCACTTCTCCTTTTTTCATGACCGCTTTCGAGACAGTCTCTGGATGGAGACGCTGCAGTGGCTTGATAGCTGCCTGCACCGCCGGCGCGAACTGCAACACTGGCCCGCCGCGCGCGTCATGGAAGAAGCGAAGCAGATGGAAGACGCCGCCGATCAGGAGGATGCCGCCTGA
- a CDS encoding DMT family transporter: MRESSLSSRQAILLLGVVVIIWGTTWPVNKAILHYMSPIWSTAIRSCIGTVVLLILCLARGRLILPQRGDLPVVFSVGLLHMTAYSILGNVGMQHVAAGRSVVLAYTTPMWVAPCARLFLGEAFTMRRAIGTVFGLLGLVLIFNPLAFDWGNQASVLGNGLILLGAMFWAASILYVRGHRWIGQPFDLLVWQALTASCVLVPCAWLFEGPPQVDWSAQVIGLQLYSATFGIAIAYWAINKVNQALPAMTTSLGLLGVPVFGIVCSSLALGEQLEFSLVASMALIIIGIAIGALPERRASATTS; encoded by the coding sequence ATGCGCGAATCAAGCTTGTCATCCCGCCAGGCGATCCTGTTGCTCGGCGTGGTTGTCATCATCTGGGGTACAACCTGGCCGGTCAATAAAGCCATCCTGCATTACATGTCGCCGATCTGGTCGACCGCCATACGTTCATGTATCGGCACCGTGGTGTTGTTGATCTTGTGCCTTGCGCGTGGTCGGCTGATCTTGCCGCAGCGTGGAGATCTGCCGGTAGTGTTCAGCGTCGGTTTGCTGCACATGACGGCGTACTCCATTCTCGGCAATGTCGGCATGCAGCATGTCGCGGCGGGGCGTTCTGTCGTGCTGGCTTACACCACCCCAATGTGGGTGGCTCCCTGTGCGCGCTTGTTTTTGGGCGAGGCATTTACGATGCGGCGTGCTATCGGAACGGTGTTCGGGTTGCTGGGACTGGTACTGATTTTTAACCCGCTGGCGTTCGATTGGGGCAATCAGGCGTCGGTACTCGGTAACGGACTGATCTTGCTGGGCGCGATGTTCTGGGCTGCGAGCATTCTGTACGTGCGCGGTCACCGCTGGATCGGCCAGCCTTTCGATTTGCTGGTATGGCAGGCGTTGACGGCAAGCTGCGTGCTGGTACCGTGCGCTTGGCTGTTCGAAGGTCCGCCGCAGGTCGATTGGAGTGCGCAGGTGATCGGCCTGCAGCTCTACAGTGCAACCTTCGGTATTGCGATTGCCTACTGGGCGATCAACAAGGTGAATCAGGCGTTGCCGGCGATGACGACTTCACTGGGCCTGTTAGGCGTGCCGGTGTTCGGCATTGTGTGTTCGTCGCTGGCGCTGGGTGAGCAGCTGGAGTTCAGTCTGGTGGCCTCGATGGCGCTGATTATTATCGGTATTGCCATTGGCGCATTGCCGGAGCGACGCGCATCGGCGACCACAAGCTGA
- a CDS encoding GNAT family N-acetyltransferase, with translation MTTSTALHACNEFGQPVGLPLIDWTPRQLPPSVPMVGRYCRVEPIKPELHAEQLFEANGDDAGGKNFTYLFANPPSSFAEYREWVEKMSVSKDPMMHAIVDLESDRAVGVASFMRMDPNFGAIEVGNINFSPRLQRTRAATEAMFLMMRRAFDELGYRRYEWKCDSLNAPSRAAALRYGFTFEGIFRNAVVYKNRSRDTAWFSITDGEWPQVKSAFEHWLDPDNFDAQGSQRDSLGTLMARHRQAGSGTEKTAA, from the coding sequence ATGACAACATCTACCGCTCTTCACGCCTGTAACGAATTCGGCCAGCCGGTCGGCCTGCCGTTGATCGACTGGACGCCCCGCCAGTTGCCGCCGTCGGTACCTATGGTCGGCCGCTATTGCCGTGTCGAGCCAATCAAGCCTGAGCTGCATGCGGAGCAGTTGTTTGAGGCCAATGGCGACGATGCAGGCGGCAAGAACTTTACGTATCTGTTTGCCAATCCACCGTCCAGTTTTGCTGAGTATCGCGAATGGGTTGAAAAGATGAGTGTCAGCAAAGATCCCATGATGCACGCCATCGTTGATCTGGAGAGCGACCGCGCGGTAGGCGTAGCGTCGTTCATGCGCATGGATCCGAACTTCGGCGCCATTGAAGTGGGCAACATCAATTTTTCGCCGCGTCTGCAGCGCACACGGGCCGCCACCGAGGCGATGTTTCTGATGATGCGCCGCGCATTCGACGAGTTGGGTTACCGCCGCTATGAATGGAAGTGCGACAGCCTCAACGCACCATCACGTGCAGCCGCGCTGCGTTATGGTTTCACCTTTGAAGGCATCTTCCGAAATGCGGTGGTGTACAAGAATCGCAGCCGTGACACGGCATGGTTTTCCATCACGGACGGCGAATGGCCGCAGGTCAAAAGCGCGTTCGAGCACTGGCTCGATCCGGATAACTTCGATGCCCAAGGCTCCCAGCGCGACAGTCTGGGCACGTTGATGGCGCGTCATCGCCAGGCCGGCAGCGGTACTGAAAAAACTGCCGCATAA
- a CDS encoding PLP-dependent aminotransferase family protein gives MQNNLHTSPFPFDPTGMHLAPGKGLAVQLYQSLRDRILDGQIDRQAKLPTTRELAQALKVSRTTVVRAYDQLYAEGYISARVGDGTYVSAPATDIPKTPTPVKADIKPRLSALGQRVATHAKLLPQPGKPRAFRLGVPALDLFPGDVWTRLQADFWRRTPESHIGYSDPAGDPQLREMLAGYLRNARGLVCDPDQIIITAGTQQALFMCAQLLLNPGDLAAMENPGYPRAASALTLTGGKVVGIGVDAEGLIAQELHAHRDIRLTYVTPSHQYPSGVTLSLARRLELLAWAEANQSYILEDDYDGEYRYSGTPLALLASLDRSGRVLYMGTFSKIAFPGLRLGYIVAPPALANTLINLRMQYDRHSSVSEQAVMAEFIAQGHFQRHVRRMRRASRARRDAMTEAWDRIRPGGLVLPQIDAGLHCTVRLPSVAQQEDMIEKAARAGVEIDALTRFWLPDVVNQDNADNSADNSAGLVMGFGGADEAAIVDAIKALAKAWRGC, from the coding sequence ATGCAAAACAACCTGCACACCTCCCCTTTCCCTTTCGACCCCACAGGGATGCACCTCGCTCCCGGCAAGGGATTGGCGGTGCAGCTGTATCAGAGCCTGCGCGACCGCATACTTGATGGCCAGATTGACCGCCAGGCCAAGCTGCCGACCACGCGCGAACTGGCACAGGCACTCAAGGTTTCTCGTACAACGGTCGTGCGCGCCTACGATCAGCTATATGCCGAGGGCTACATCAGCGCGCGTGTCGGCGATGGCACTTATGTCTCCGCGCCTGCCACCGACATTCCCAAAACGCCGACACCCGTGAAGGCCGATATCAAGCCGCGCCTGTCCGCGCTGGGACAACGTGTCGCCACGCATGCAAAACTCCTGCCGCAGCCCGGTAAGCCACGTGCGTTCCGTCTCGGCGTACCCGCGCTGGATTTGTTTCCTGGCGACGTGTGGACGCGGCTACAAGCGGATTTCTGGCGGCGTACGCCGGAGAGCCATATCGGTTACAGCGACCCGGCCGGAGATCCACAACTGCGCGAAATGCTGGCAGGTTATCTGCGCAATGCGCGCGGCCTCGTGTGCGACCCGGATCAGATCATCATCACCGCCGGCACTCAACAGGCGCTGTTCATGTGTGCCCAGTTGCTGCTCAACCCCGGCGATCTGGCGGCGATGGAAAATCCTGGCTATCCGCGCGCAGCATCAGCATTGACCCTGACGGGCGGCAAAGTCGTCGGCATCGGCGTTGATGCCGAAGGCCTGATTGCACAAGAGCTGCACGCACATCGCGACATCCGCCTGACCTATGTCACGCCCTCGCATCAGTATCCCAGCGGGGTAACGCTATCGCTGGCGCGCCGGCTGGAATTACTTGCCTGGGCAGAAGCCAATCAGAGTTACATCCTCGAAGATGACTACGACGGCGAGTATCGCTACAGCGGCACGCCGCTGGCCTTGCTGGCATCACTGGATCGCAGCGGACGCGTGCTGTACATGGGCACGTTTTCCAAGATCGCCTTCCCCGGCTTGCGGCTGGGTTATATCGTGGCGCCGCCGGCGTTGGCGAACACGCTGATCAATCTGCGCATGCAATACGACCGTCACTCGTCCGTATCCGAACAAGCGGTGATGGCGGAATTCATCGCACAGGGGCATTTTCAGCGCCACGTGCGCCGCATGCGTCGCGCCAGCCGGGCACGCCGAGACGCGATGACCGAAGCCTGGGATCGCATCCGGCCGGGCGGCCTTGTTTTGCCGCAGATTGATGCCGGTTTGCATTGCACGGTGCGCCTGCCTTCGGTCGCGCAACAAGAAGACATGATTGAAAAAGCGGCGCGCGCAGGGGTGGAAATCGATGCGTTGACGCGCTTCTGGCTTCCCGATGTCGTGAATCAGGACAACGCCGACAACAGCGCCGACAACAGCGCCGGGCTTGTCATGGGCTTTGGCGGCGCCGATGAGGCCGCGATTGTCGACGCAATTAAAGCGCTGGCAAAAGCGTGGCGTGGATGTTGA